The following coding sequences lie in one Rutidosis leptorrhynchoides isolate AG116_Rl617_1_P2 chromosome 4, CSIRO_AGI_Rlap_v1, whole genome shotgun sequence genomic window:
- the LOC139843882 gene encoding uncharacterized protein codes for MEDVLTELPPPSRFFLEDLNNFTPPSNPLPSPFVLLSSPNSKLPLRPNLLIIALSTPSLYLLHNLSSKTLIGTLILPEISPSGNSINPSLKDKSCNLYTIDHPTESIILANFQYSVSSERAHMISKTLIGNQIIPERVLILDSIQARNFRGRISTDDTFAMKLETSSERKSVPLLKSLTYFPSGSVIEGLGAALLSYCQMKNIKGSLCVLWPEVGNSVTSMVKDLLVKEVLPGMELKFDANGEDEGLRFGLKNHYLDSELYT; via the coding sequence atggaagatgtattaaCCGAATTACCACCTCCCTCACGGTTTTTCCTCGAAGATCTAAACAACTTCACTCCACCCTCAAATCCCCTCCCATCACCATTCGTATTACTCTCATCTCCAAATTCAAAATTACCACTTCGACCCAATCTTCTCATAATTGCACTTTCCACCCCGTCTCTATACTTACTACACAACTTATCTTCAAAAACACTTATCGGAACCCTAATTCTACCCGAAATATCACCCTCTGGTAActcaatcaacccttctcttaAAGACAAATCATGCAATCTTTACACCATCGATCATCCTACCGAATCCATAATTCTTGCCAACTTTCAATACTCTGTTTCTTCAGAACGAGCCCATATGATCTCCAAAACCCTAATCGGTAACCAAATTATCCCCGAAAGGGTTTTGATTCTTGATTCTATTCAAGCCCGTAACTTTCGTGGTAGGATCTCAACGGACGATACGTTTGCAATGAAACTGGAAACATCAAGTGAAAGGAAAAGTGTGCCTTTGTTGAAAAGTTTGACTTATTTTCCATCAGGAAGTGTTATTGAAGGGTTGGGTGCTGCTTTATTGAGTTACTGTCAAATGAAGAATATAAAGGGAAGTTTGTGCGTCTTGTGGCCTGAAGTCGGTAATTCGGTAACGTCGATGGTCAAAGATTTATTGGTCAAAGAAGTGTTGCCTGGCATGGAACTTAAGTTTGATGCCAATGGTGAAGATGAAGGCTTGAGGTTTGGTCTTAAAAACCATTACCTGGATTCAGAACTATATACCTGA
- the LOC139840082 gene encoding ceramide synthase 1 LOH3-like, with amino-acid sequence MMEIVETIKSIDFEQESYPTYGDFTVLPIFAIFFPTVRFFLDRFLFEHVGRWLIFEKGQQKLDVETDDRNKKIRKFKESAWKCVYFLSAEILALVVTYNEPYFTNTNYFWIGPGDQRWPDQKMKLKLKGLYMYTGGFYTYSIFALIFWETRRSDFGVSMGHHVATAILIAMSYICRFARAGSIILALHDASDVFLEVGKMSKYSGAEALASFSFVLFVLSWVILRLIYYPFWILWSTSYEVVMTLDKEKQIKEAPLYYYVFNTLLYCLLVLHIYWWVLMYRMLVKQIQDRGKLSDDVRSDSDDSDKEHED; translated from the exons ATGATGGAAATTGTAGAAACAATTAAATCAATTGACTTTGAACAAGAATCGTACCCAACATATGGAGATTTCACTGTTCTTCCAATATTTGCTATCTTCTTCCCAACTGTTAGGTTTTTTCTCGATAGATTCCTTTTTGAG CATGTAGGTAGGTGGTTGATATTTGAAAAAGGGCAGCAGAAGTTGGATGTTGAGACAGATGATCGGAATAAAAAAATACGGAAATTTAAAGAATCGGCGTGGAAATGCGTTTATTTTCTGTCAGCAGAAATTTTAGCCCTGGTTGTAACCTATAATGAACCGTATTTTACAAACACTAATTATTTTTGGATTGGTCCTGGTGATCAGAGATGGCCTGACCAGAAAATGAa GTTAAAATTGAAAGGTCTATACATGTATACGGGTGGATTCTACACGTATTCCATCTTTGCTTTGATTTTCTGGGAAACAAGGAGATCGGATTTTGGTGTGTCAATGGGACATCATGTTGCAACTGCTATTCTCATTGCAATGTCCTATATATGCAG GTTTGCTCGTGCGGGTTCGATAATTTTAGCTCTTCATGATGCGAGTGATGTATTTCTTGAAGTAGGAAAGATGTCTAAATACAGTGGTGCAGAAGCACTTGCAAGTTTTTCATTTGTTCTGTTTGTATTGTCGTGGGTGATTCTTCGTCTTATTTATTACCCATTTTGGATCCTTTGGAGTACAAG TTATGAAGTGGTTATGACATTGGATAAGGAGAAGCAAATTAAGGAGGCCCCACTATACTATTATGTGTTCAACACCCTTCTCTATTGTTTGCTTGTTCTTCACATATATTGGTGGGTGCTTATGTATCGCATGCTTGTTAAACAGATTCAAGATAGAGGGAAACTTAGTGACGATGTTCGTTCTG ATTCTGATGATAGTGATAAAGAACATGAGGATTGA